The Streptomyces sp. R28 region GGGCTCAACTGGCAGGACCACGTGTACATCGACCCCGCCCTGGTGCGTCCCGCCGAGGTGGAGATCCTCTGCGCGGACACCACCCGCGTCCGCCAGGAACTGGGCTGGAAGCCCGAGGTCGACTTCACGTCGCTGATCCGGATGATGGTCGACGCCGACCTCAAGCACGTCGCCACCGAGCACGAGTACGGCGATCTGCTGGCAGCCGCCGGCTGGTAGCCCGCGGGACCCACCGCAGACCCCGAGCGGGGCGCGCACTCGGTGCGCGCCCCGCTCGTTCTTGCTGCCCCACCGCTCAGGCGGAGTGGAGTTCGGCGTAGAACCCCCCGCGGGCCAGGAGTTCGGTGTGCGTGCCGCGCTCCACCACCCTCCCGCGGTCCATGACGACGATCAGGTCGGCGCCCCGGATCGTGGACAGCCGGTGCGCGATCACGAAGCTCGTGCGGCCCGCCCGCAGGGACACCATGGCCTGCTGGATCAGCGCCTCGGTGCGGGTGTCGACCGACGAGGTGGCCTCGTCCAGAACCAGGATCGAGGGCTGCGCGAGGAAGGCCCGCGCCAGCGTGATCAGCTGCCGCTCGCCGGCGCTCAGACCGCCGTGGTCGTCGTCCAGCACGGTGTCGTAGCCGTCCGGCAGGGCACGCACGAACCGGTCCACGCACATCGCCCGGGCGGCGTCCACGATCTCCGCACGGGTGGCCCCCGGGCGGCCGTACGCGATGTTCTCGGCGATGGTGCCGTGGAACAGCCAGGTGTCCTGCGAAACCAGGCCGATCCGCGAGCGCAGGTCCGCGCGGGTCAGGGTGGTGGTGTCGGTGCCGTCCAGGAGGATGCGGCCGGAGTCGGGGTCGTAGAAGCGCAGCAGCAGGTTGCCCAGGGTCGTCTTGCCGGCGCCGGTGGGGCCGACGATCGCCACCAGCTGACCGGGCTCCGCCGTGAGGGACAGGTCCTCGATCAGCGGCTCGTCGGGCACGTAGCGGAACGACACGTCCGAGAACTCGACCCGGCCCCGCACGCTGGTCAGGCGCTTCGGTTCGGCCGGGGCGGGCGACTGCTCGGGCTCGTCGAGGAGTTCGAAGACGCGGCGGGCCGAGGCGATGCCGGACTGGAGCTGGCCGGAGAAGTTGGACACGTCGATGATCGGGCGGCTGAACATGCCCGAGTACTGGACGAACGCCTGCACGTCGCCGATCGTCACCGCGCCCGAGGCGACGCGCAGCGCGCCCACGACCGCCACCAGCACGTAGTTGAGGTCGGTCACGAAGCGCGTCGTGGGCGCGACGAGACCCGAGAACACCTGGGCGCGGTAACCGGACTGGTACAGCGCCTCGTTGTGCTCGTCGAACCGCTGCTCGGCGAGTTCCCGGCGGCCGAAGGCGGTGACCAGGGAGTGACCGCTGTAGGTCTCCTCGACCTCGGCGCTCAGCTCGCCGGTGCTCTTCCACTGCTGCTGCACGCGCGGCCACGCCCGCTTGCCGATCCACGTCGCGAGTACCAGCGCCACCGGCACGCTGATCAGGACGAACACCGTCAGCTCGACGGAGATCACCAGCATGATGGCCAGCACACCGACGACCGAGAAGACCGAGTTGATCATCTGGCCGATGGTCTGCTGCAGGGTGCGCTGCAGGTTGTCGATTTCGTTGGTGACCCGGCTGAGCACCTCTCCGCGCGGATTGCGGTCGAAGTAGCTCACCGGCAGGCGGGTGAGCTTGGCGTCGACGTCCTCGCGCAGCCGGTGCACCGCGTGCTGCACCACCGCGGCGGCCAGCCGCCCCTGCGCCAGCATGCACAGCGAACCCACCACGTACAGGGCGACGATGACCGCGAGCACCCCGCCCAGCGCACGCAGGTCCACGCCCTGGCCTGGGGTGACGTCGACGGTGCTGATGACGTTGGCGAGGGTGTCCTTGCCGTCGGCGCGCAGATGCTCCAGCACCTGCTCCTCCGACGCGTTCGCGGGCAGCGAGCGGCCCACGAGACCGGCGAAGATGAGGTCGGTGGCGTGGCCCAGCAGTTTGGGGCCCAGCAGGTTCAGCACGATCGAGACGGTGCCGAGCAGGGCCGTCGGGACGAGCTTGGCCCGGTAGGGTCGCAGCAGGCCCAGGAGCCGTCCGGTGGTGGCGGGTTCGTGTTTCTCGGCGGGTGCGGGTACGGCCGCCGGGGGCGCCTCGCGGGTCGGGGCGGTCATCGGATCTCCTGGTGGACGGGCTGGGAGAGCGCGATCTCCCGATAGGTGGGGTTGTCCCGCGACAGCTGTGCGGGCGTGCCGGAGCCGACCACGTGTCCGTCGTCCAGCAGCAGGACGTGGTCGGCGTCCTCGGCCGCGCCCACCCGCTGCGTCACCAGGAGCACCGTCGCGTCGGCGAGTTCGGTCGCCAGCGCGGCCCGCAGCCGGGCCTCGGTGCCGTGGTCGAGGGCGGAGAAGCAGTCGTCCAGCAGGTAGATGCCGGGGCGTCGGACCAGCGTCCGGGCGATCGCCAGACGCTGGCGCTGGCCGCCGGAGAGGTTGGAACCGCCCTGCGCCACCGGCGCGTCCAGCCCGATCCGCTCGACGAACTCCCGTGCCTGGGCGACCTCCAGCGCGTGCCACAATTCGGCGTCCGTGGCGTCAGGGCGGCCGAAGCGCAGGTTCGAGGCCACGGTGCCGCTGAACAGGTGCGGCTGCTGCGGCACATGGCCGACGGTCTGCGACAGCACCGCCGGGTCGATGGCGCGTACGTCGACGCCGTGCACCCGGATGTGGCCGGCGGTGACGTCGTACAGCCGCAGCACCAGGTTCAGGAGGGTCGACTTGCCGCTGCCGATGCTGCCGAGGATCGCGACCTTCTGACCGGACCGGACGACGAGGTCGACGTCGCGCAGGACGGGCTTCTCCGCACCGGGGTAGCCGAAGGCGGCGCCCCGCAGTTCGAGGTGGCCGGGGGCGGGAAGCTCCCGCACCGGACGCTCGGGCGCCGGCACGCTGGTGCGGGCGTCCAGCACCTCCTGGATACGCCCAGCCGAGACGGCGGCCCGCGAGCCCTCGGTGAACACCATCACCGCCATGATGATCGAGACGATGATCAGCGTGACGTAGCTGAGCAGCGCGGTGAGGGCGCCCAGCTGCATGTCGCCGGCGTCGATCCGCCGCCCGGAGACCCAGATGATCACCACGGTCAGGACGTTCATCACGATCATCACCACGACCGGCATGGCCGCGATGATCCGCCCCACCCGCAGCGACACCTCGAACAGCTCGTCGTTCGCGCGGTCGAAGCGGGCACGCTCATGGTCGTCGCGGACGAAGGCGCGGATCACCCGCACCCCGCTGATCCGCTCGCGCAGCAGGTGGTTGATGCGGTCCATGGACTTCTGCATGCGCGCGTAGAACGGGCTCAGCCGGCCCAGCACCACCGTCAGGCTCGCGATCACGGCCACCACGAGCGCGACGACGACCACGGACACCGCGACGTCCTGGAGGACGGCCAGCACGACTCCGCCCAGGCACATGATGACCGCCGACACCGCCACGTCCGCCGTCGTCAGGACGATGGTCTGCACCTGCTGGACGTCGTTCACGGTGCGGGTGAGGAGCGAGGGCGTGCCGATCTCGCCCACCTCGCGCGCCGACAGGCCGAGCACGGCCCGGAAGACCCGGCGGCGCAGATCGCGTCCGAGGCCGGCCGCGCACCGGGCGGCGAACACGACGGCGCCGGTGGCGGTGACGATCTGCACCACGGCGACGGCCAGCATCACCGCGCCGATGGTGAAGATGTACTCCACGTCGCCGGTGAGGATGCCGTGGTCGATGAC contains the following coding sequences:
- a CDS encoding ABC transporter ATP-binding protein, with the translated sequence MTAPTREAPPAAVPAPAEKHEPATTGRLLGLLRPYRAKLVPTALLGTVSIVLNLLGPKLLGHATDLIFAGLVGRSLPANASEEQVLEHLRADGKDTLANVISTVDVTPGQGVDLRALGGVLAVIVALYVVGSLCMLAQGRLAAAVVQHAVHRLREDVDAKLTRLPVSYFDRNPRGEVLSRVTNEIDNLQRTLQQTIGQMINSVFSVVGVLAIMLVISVELTVFVLISVPVALVLATWIGKRAWPRVQQQWKSTGELSAEVEETYSGHSLVTAFGRRELAEQRFDEHNEALYQSGYRAQVFSGLVAPTTRFVTDLNYVLVAVVGALRVASGAVTIGDVQAFVQYSGMFSRPIIDVSNFSGQLQSGIASARRVFELLDEPEQSPAPAEPKRLTSVRGRVEFSDVSFRYVPDEPLIEDLSLTAEPGQLVAIVGPTGAGKTTLGNLLLRFYDPDSGRILLDGTDTTTLTRADLRSRIGLVSQDTWLFHGTIAENIAYGRPGATRAEIVDAARAMCVDRFVRALPDGYDTVLDDDHGGLSAGERQLITLARAFLAQPSILVLDEATSSVDTRTEALIQQAMVSLRAGRTSFVIAHRLSTIRGADLIVVMDRGRVVERGTHTELLARGGFYAELHSA
- a CDS encoding ABC transporter ATP-binding protein, with the protein product MLIGFLKTHLRPYRRGLVALLVLQLIQTVATLLLPTLNAAVIDHGILTGDVEYIFTIGAVMLAVAVVQIVTATGAVVFAARCAAGLGRDLRRRVFRAVLGLSAREVGEIGTPSLLTRTVNDVQQVQTIVLTTADVAVSAVIMCLGGVVLAVLQDVAVSVVVVALVVAVIASLTVVLGRLSPFYARMQKSMDRINHLLRERISGVRVIRAFVRDDHERARFDRANDELFEVSLRVGRIIAAMPVVVMIVMNVLTVVIIWVSGRRIDAGDMQLGALTALLSYVTLIIVSIIMAVMVFTEGSRAAVSAGRIQEVLDARTSVPAPERPVRELPAPGHLELRGAAFGYPGAEKPVLRDVDLVVRSGQKVAILGSIGSGKSTLLNLVLRLYDVTAGHIRVHGVDVRAIDPAVLSQTVGHVPQQPHLFSGTVASNLRFGRPDATDAELWHALEVAQAREFVERIGLDAPVAQGGSNLSGGQRQRLAIARTLVRRPGIYLLDDCFSALDHGTEARLRAALATELADATVLLVTQRVGAAEDADHVLLLDDGHVVGSGTPAQLSRDNPTYREIALSQPVHQEIR